A single window of Sphingobacterium sp. ML3W DNA harbors:
- a CDS encoding N-acetylmuramoyl-L-alanine amidase produces MKNLLRLIFTLFPVLVFAQTPTIIQKPITWNAEREQLSLEYLKNRHGILQENAYIHPTMVVVHWTANNSVQATFNTFNPVLLPGRPELTKASTLNVSSQYVIDRDGTIYQFLPDTVFARHTIGLNYCAIGIENIGGDKYPLTAAQLKANEALIRQLKSKYPIDFVIGHHEYKTFRNTTYWKETDPNYITLKSDPGDVFMVKLRKKLADLKLSSL; encoded by the coding sequence ATGAAAAATCTTTTGCGATTAATTTTTACCCTATTTCCTGTTTTAGTTTTTGCCCAAACTCCAACTATCATTCAAAAGCCGATTACTTGGAATGCGGAGCGTGAGCAGCTCTCTCTGGAGTATCTTAAAAATCGACATGGTATATTGCAGGAAAATGCTTATATCCATCCTACGATGGTTGTGGTTCATTGGACGGCAAATAACAGTGTTCAGGCTACTTTTAATACTTTTAACCCCGTATTATTACCCGGTAGGCCGGAATTAACGAAGGCTAGTACATTGAACGTATCCTCACAGTATGTCATCGATAGAGATGGCACTATTTATCAATTTTTACCCGATACCGTGTTTGCAAGACACACAATTGGTTTAAATTATTGTGCAATAGGTATTGAAAATATTGGCGGGGATAAGTATCCACTTACCGCTGCACAGTTAAAGGCCAATGAAGCACTTATACGACAATTGAAAAGTAAATATCCGATAGACTTTGTGATTGGACATCACGAGTACAAAACCTTTCGTAATACTACTTATTGGAAAGAAACAGATCCTAATTATATCACGTTAAAGTCTGATCCTGGTGATGTTTTCATGGTTAAATTGCGAAAAAAATTGGCTGATTTGAAATTATCCTCCCTATAG
- a CDS encoding exo-beta-N-acetylmuramidase NamZ domain-containing protein translates to MKRLFAFLALTSFLTFTSCASKLAVVNQASFTSINNNTQILTGADQLAIYLPMLKGKKVGVMGNQTSIVGQSKTHLVDVLLHEQINLKFAFAPEHGFRGDVERGEKFDNDVDSKTGLPLYTLYGGNQKQDSIVKSIDVMIFDLQDVGARFYTYITSLHRVMELCAKHNKKLIILDRPNPNGDQVDGPVRHDDKFKSDVSWHKIAMIHGLTIGELAQMINGEKWLEDGRQCDVTIIPVQGYDHTMMYDLPVVPSPSLPNALSVRLYLSLCLFEGTDISVGRGTDWPFQIIGYNNPVYGSFTFTPGERHGMTKHVEGKGAVNYGLDLRNIIPSEHKFTLKFLLDFYNKTPDKSTFFARPAFFDKLAGTDQLRLQILAGKSEQDIRASWASDLEVYKLMRKKYLLYPDFEQTN, encoded by the coding sequence ATGAAAAGACTATTTGCATTCCTTGCATTGACGAGTTTTCTTACTTTCACTTCGTGTGCAAGTAAATTAGCAGTTGTAAATCAGGCTTCTTTTACTTCTATCAATAATAACACTCAGATCTTAACTGGAGCAGATCAGTTAGCTATTTATCTACCGATGTTAAAAGGTAAGAAGGTAGGTGTTATGGGGAACCAAACTTCTATAGTTGGGCAATCAAAAACACATTTAGTTGATGTGCTATTGCACGAACAAATAAATCTGAAATTTGCTTTTGCACCTGAGCACGGATTTAGGGGTGATGTGGAGAGAGGTGAGAAATTTGATAATGACGTTGATTCAAAAACTGGATTGCCATTATATACTTTATATGGGGGTAACCAGAAACAAGATTCTATTGTAAAGTCAATTGATGTCATGATATTTGATCTACAGGATGTTGGTGCTCGTTTTTACACCTATATCACGTCGTTACATCGTGTGATGGAATTATGTGCCAAGCATAATAAGAAATTAATAATATTAGATCGACCTAATCCCAATGGAGATCAAGTTGATGGACCTGTGAGACACGATGATAAATTCAAATCTGATGTTTCTTGGCATAAAATAGCTATGATCCATGGCTTGACTATAGGTGAATTGGCGCAGATGATAAATGGCGAAAAGTGGTTGGAAGATGGCAGACAATGTGATGTCACTATTATTCCGGTGCAAGGTTATGACCACACGATGATGTATGACCTGCCTGTAGTCCCTTCCCCAAGTCTACCTAATGCATTGTCAGTACGGCTATACCTATCATTATGTCTTTTTGAAGGCACGGATATTTCTGTAGGTCGTGGAACGGACTGGCCATTCCAAATTATTGGCTATAACAATCCTGTATATGGATCATTTACTTTCACTCCTGGTGAACGCCATGGTATGACAAAACATGTTGAGGGAAAGGGCGCTGTTAATTATGGTCTTGACCTTAGAAATATTATTCCTTCTGAACATAAGTTTACGTTAAAATTCCTTTTGGATTTTTATAATAAAACTCCTGACAAATCGACTTTTTTCGCTCGGCCTGCTTTTTTTGATAAGCTAGCTGGTACAGATCAATTACGGTTGCAAATTCTTGCTGGGAAATCAGAGCAAGATATTAGAGCTTCATGGGCATCTGACTTAGAGGTCTATAAATTGATGCGTAAAAAGTATTTATTATATCCTGATTTTGAACAAACAAACTAA
- a CDS encoding SusC/RagA family TonB-linked outer membrane protein gives MRKFILFSVAVGLSAPSKSFSNVSKESVLNNPKVTQSLLASSKSALQNAVQGVVTGPDGPMSEVSVVVIGGTAATKTDAQGQFKITATVGSKLRFSSIGYVSQDVVVSSNTINIILQEDNLALDEVVVVGYGSQKRSNVTGSVTTVDAAKTFETRPITDAGRALQGAVSGLTISSPSGDLGGDPQIRLRGVSGSLQTSGGASPLILVDGVEVPSLSMINPTDIESMSVIKDASAAIYGSRAAWGVVLIKTKSGKRNTKTSINYSNNFAWQKPTTTPKLASAPDGVRAGLLAMQRTNPALAGYSNLGIRYDDYAIDKMREWNQLYEGQDLGSDMLEGRDYEVKDGNLYVHRSWDAEDLFMKDFTPQQNHNLSIAGGSEKVNYNAGFGLVSQSGVLKVNSDQYNRYNFNLGVNADITSWLTGYAKVLYSASDVTKPFIFNTSETYDPWFYLYRWQRNYPYGTIDGVGTRNAITETEQANMNLTKDNMARFTFGAKATILPGLVIDGDYSYTSFTNKYNENGGSVSGYDFWNLGGFKQSTWTSEQFNRVKIQRGFNDRHVGNLYATFSKSLNQHNFKVMAGANAELYNADMVYSQRLGLLDPAFPQIGLADGTITAGSEVSHWSTLGFFGRINYDFADKYLVEVLARKDGSSRFNKANTWGFFPAASLGYVVSKEDYMDWSKSFLDFFKIRASIGSVGNQTVPNSLYLSTLRTDVSDWVINGENKVTMTTPSVVSEDLTWETVTTKEIGFDAVFFKNKLNVTFNKYRRTVSDLITGGVMQPASFGAPSPLRNFGEMQTNGWELELAYNHQFSNGLGMRLSGQLSDYTEKISKYDGSALVYASGLSSNYAGKMIGEIWGYETDRLFQEGDFTKDNSGQYILNGGIPSQSYYETATLKYGPGDVKYKDLNGDGVIGVGDGTVENPGDRKILGNTTPRYQYGFRADFNYKGFDLGVFVQGVGERSVWAGGALAIPGWRPGEAWYDYQMDYWTPENTDAYYYRPTDQLQSNEIFNAMPQSRYLMNMSYVRLKNLTFGYSLPEEVVKRAKFQKARIFFSGENLFEITNLDVPIDPETDYTVKGKNDKNSFGRSYPYRRTFSFGVQLTF, from the coding sequence ATGAGAAAATTTATACTATTTTCTGTTGCAGTGGGATTGAGTGCGCCTTCCAAGTCTTTCAGTAATGTAAGCAAAGAGAGTGTTCTGAATAATCCTAAAGTAACACAGTCACTTCTAGCTTCATCCAAATCTGCACTTCAAAATGCAGTTCAAGGAGTAGTGACAGGACCAGATGGGCCAATGTCGGAGGTGAGTGTAGTAGTTATTGGAGGAACTGCCGCTACTAAAACTGATGCTCAAGGTCAATTCAAAATTACGGCTACTGTTGGTAGCAAACTGAGATTTTCTTCTATTGGTTACGTTTCGCAAGATGTGGTAGTTTCTTCAAATACGATTAATATCATACTTCAGGAAGATAATCTGGCTTTAGACGAGGTTGTTGTTGTTGGTTATGGTAGTCAGAAGAGATCAAATGTTACAGGATCTGTTACAACTGTAGATGCAGCTAAAACTTTTGAAACGCGTCCGATTACCGATGCTGGTAGAGCGTTGCAAGGTGCGGTTTCTGGTTTGACAATTTCAAGCCCCAGTGGTGATTTAGGTGGTGATCCACAAATCAGATTGCGTGGTGTGAGTGGTTCTTTACAAACAAGTGGTGGTGCTTCTCCTTTAATCTTGGTAGATGGTGTCGAGGTACCGAGCTTGTCGATGATAAACCCTACAGATATTGAGTCTATGTCTGTTATTAAAGATGCTTCAGCTGCGATTTACGGTTCAAGAGCAGCTTGGGGTGTCGTATTAATTAAGACAAAATCCGGCAAACGCAATACAAAGACAAGTATCAATTATTCTAATAATTTTGCTTGGCAGAAACCTACAACTACGCCAAAATTGGCGTCAGCTCCAGACGGTGTTCGTGCGGGTCTCTTGGCTATGCAAAGAACGAACCCTGCGCTAGCGGGCTATTCAAATCTTGGTATTCGTTATGATGATTATGCCATTGATAAGATGAGAGAATGGAATCAGTTGTATGAAGGTCAGGATCTTGGTAGTGATATGTTGGAAGGACGTGATTATGAAGTAAAGGACGGAAATCTATATGTTCATCGATCATGGGATGCAGAAGATCTTTTTATGAAAGATTTTACTCCACAACAAAATCACAATTTAAGCATTGCAGGTGGATCTGAAAAAGTGAATTACAATGCAGGATTTGGATTAGTGAGTCAGTCTGGTGTTTTGAAAGTCAACTCTGATCAATATAATCGTTATAATTTTAACTTAGGTGTTAATGCGGATATTACCAGCTGGTTGACAGGGTATGCTAAAGTATTGTACTCAGCTTCGGATGTAACTAAACCATTTATCTTTAATACTTCTGAAACTTATGACCCGTGGTTTTATTTATATAGATGGCAAAGAAACTACCCTTATGGAACAATTGATGGCGTAGGTACTCGTAACGCGATTACTGAAACGGAGCAAGCTAATATGAATCTGACAAAAGATAATATGGCCCGTTTTACTTTTGGAGCAAAAGCTACGATTCTACCGGGTTTGGTTATAGATGGAGATTATTCATACACCTCGTTTACAAATAAATACAATGAAAATGGTGGTTCTGTTTCTGGGTATGATTTTTGGAATTTAGGTGGTTTCAAACAATCAACATGGACTTCGGAGCAATTTAATAGGGTCAAGATTCAACGTGGTTTTAATGATCGTCATGTCGGAAACTTATATGCTACTTTCAGTAAAAGTCTAAATCAACATAATTTTAAGGTTATGGCTGGTGCAAATGCTGAACTGTATAATGCAGATATGGTATATTCTCAGAGATTGGGTTTATTAGATCCTGCATTTCCTCAAATAGGCTTGGCTGACGGAACGATAACTGCTGGTTCTGAAGTATCACATTGGTCTACTTTGGGCTTTTTTGGTCGTATAAACTATGATTTTGCAGATAAATATTTAGTAGAGGTCCTTGCTCGTAAAGATGGTTCGTCTCGTTTTAATAAAGCAAATACTTGGGGGTTTTTCCCTGCAGCATCTTTGGGGTATGTTGTTTCGAAAGAAGATTATATGGATTGGTCCAAGTCATTTTTGGATTTCTTCAAGATACGAGCTTCTATTGGTAGTGTTGGTAATCAGACTGTTCCTAATTCATTATACCTATCTACTTTAAGAACGGATGTTTCGGATTGGGTAATTAATGGGGAGAATAAAGTGACGATGACGACACCTTCTGTTGTATCGGAAGATCTTACTTGGGAGACGGTGACGACTAAAGAAATCGGTTTTGATGCGGTGTTCTTCAAAAACAAGTTGAATGTAACGTTCAATAAATATAGACGTACTGTTTCAGATTTAATCACAGGGGGAGTAATGCAACCTGCTAGTTTTGGAGCACCGTCTCCATTGCGGAATTTTGGTGAAATGCAAACCAACGGTTGGGAATTGGAGTTAGCGTATAACCACCAATTTTCAAATGGTTTAGGCATGCGATTGTCAGGTCAGTTATCTGATTACACAGAGAAAATCTCTAAATACGATGGTTCTGCACTTGTATATGCATCAGGTTTGTCTTCAAATTATGCGGGTAAGATGATTGGAGAAATCTGGGGTTATGAAACCGATCGATTGTTTCAAGAAGGTGATTTCACAAAAGATAATTCAGGTCAATACATCTTAAATGGTGGTATTCCTTCTCAATCATATTATGAGACAGCAACCTTGAAATATGGGCCTGGAGATGTAAAGTACAAGGATCTGAATGGTGACGGTGTGATTGGTGTGGGTGATGGAACGGTGGAAAATCCAGGGGATCGTAAAATTCTTGGAAATACAACACCTAGATACCAATATGGTTTCCGTGCAGATTTTAATTATAAAGGCTTTGACTTAGGGGTCTTTGTACAAGGTGTAGGTGAGCGTAGTGTATGGGCAGGTGGAGCATTAGCTATCCCAGGCTGGCGTCCAGGTGAAGCATGGTACGATTATCAAATGGATTATTGGACACCGGAAAATACCGATGCTTATTATTACCGTCCGACAGATCAATTGCAGAGCAATGAAATATTCAATGCAATGCCACAGAGTAGATATTTGATGAATATGTCTTACGTTCGTCTAAAGAACTTAACCTTTGGTTATTCTTTACCTGAAGAGGTTGTTAAAAGAGCGAAATTTCAGAAAGCTCGTATTTTCTTCTCTGGTGAGAATCTATTTGAAATAACAAATTTGGATGTTCCAATTGATCCAGAGACTGATTATACAGTAAAAGGTAAAAATGATAAAAACTCATTTGGTCGTTCGTATCCATATCGTAGAACTTTTTCTTTTGGAGTTCAATTAACATTTTAG
- a CDS encoding acyl-CoA thioesterase: MEEVYKKAGESVIRMSQLMLPSNANFGGKIHGGYVLSLMDQIAFAVASKFSGHYCVTASVGKVNFLKPIEVGELVTLIASVNFVGNSSMEVGIRVESMNIQSGETKHCNSSYFTMVAKDANGKSVRVPRLILGSEKEVFRFYNSIVKIEIERERERAILDIEFDSEEQLNYIRQHYDVKIALD; the protein is encoded by the coding sequence ATGGAAGAAGTTTATAAAAAAGCCGGTGAATCTGTTATACGGATGTCGCAATTGATGTTGCCTTCGAATGCCAATTTTGGAGGTAAGATACATGGTGGCTATGTACTATCGTTGATGGATCAGATCGCATTTGCAGTAGCCTCTAAGTTTTCCGGGCATTACTGTGTGACGGCATCTGTAGGGAAAGTTAATTTTTTAAAACCTATTGAAGTTGGTGAATTGGTGACGCTTATCGCATCAGTCAATTTTGTAGGCAATAGTTCGATGGAGGTTGGTATTCGTGTTGAATCGATGAATATACAATCCGGTGAAACTAAACATTGCAACTCATCTTATTTTACGATGGTGGCAAAGGATGCTAATGGGAAATCTGTTCGTGTGCCACGTTTAATATTAGGGAGTGAAAAAGAGGTCTTTCGATTTTATAACAGTATTGTTAAGATTGAAATTGAAAGAGAGCGGGAACGGGCAATCTTGGATATAGAATTTGATTCTGAAGAACAGCTTAATTATATCAGACAGCATTATGATGTGAAAATAGCATTGGATTGA
- a CDS encoding SusD/RagB family nutrient-binding outer membrane lipoprotein, with protein MNKYRKILTLLLVVTLFSSCSKNWLDINVDPNTPSSTVASVKSRLAWIQHYYLYAQGTAGTRANFITQQLTFVNSSGQQSMTAGWNPIAGMSTTPYQFFFVGAGSNFQDMEAKATAESAYHYLGATKAIRAMGFMLMVDWYGEMPYTEALGEEITPKFDDGKTIFEGCLSDIDQAIEYFKMQQPSTATPLSEGDSWNGGDVNKWLKMCYGLKARWLNNLSKKSSLYKPDAILLALENAPLSIGEGTTVSHIDDQADNIGDILFADPVKTSIVFDNAGMNTSTLITKWYEDILTNFDQKGIEDPRADKLLPWAEYGIPKKFVRSKGVDMQSTIRMNAGPLTSAYNESDVPINNNGRTIAPHTWYVNSANNARWGDTVYVSIKSSSKGYDNDASDIYKWKDGVVAASGTFYSRPDAPTHLLGYPEMCFIKAEVLFNKGDKAGAFEAYKSGIKGHIDLMNMKLSTYGNINPSKSPMTDVKIDNFLSNGIGTAGNITLAKIMIQKSIALSFSQQNWNDMRRYDFSNLVYPGWKVPYEYTVTAAAQTKIPQGKQFRRVRQVSHEINYNAENLRASHPNALNDDIWSFPVWWDIKE; from the coding sequence ATGAATAAGTATAGAAAAATATTAACATTACTACTTGTTGTAACCCTATTTTCTTCTTGTAGTAAAAATTGGTTAGATATTAATGTCGACCCCAATACACCGTCTAGTACAGTTGCTTCAGTAAAGAGTCGATTGGCCTGGATTCAACACTATTATTTGTATGCGCAAGGTACTGCTGGAACGAGAGCAAATTTTATAACACAACAATTGACTTTTGTCAATAGTTCAGGGCAACAAAGTATGACTGCTGGTTGGAATCCAATCGCGGGCATGTCAACGACCCCATATCAATTCTTTTTTGTAGGTGCTGGTTCTAATTTCCAGGATATGGAAGCTAAGGCTACTGCCGAAAGTGCTTATCATTATTTAGGTGCTACTAAAGCCATTCGTGCAATGGGCTTTATGTTGATGGTAGATTGGTATGGTGAAATGCCTTACACAGAGGCATTAGGTGAAGAGATCACACCTAAATTTGATGACGGTAAAACGATATTCGAAGGTTGTCTATCAGATATTGATCAAGCGATTGAGTATTTTAAAATGCAACAACCAAGTACGGCCACTCCACTATCTGAAGGCGATAGTTGGAATGGTGGTGATGTAAATAAATGGTTGAAAATGTGTTATGGATTAAAAGCAAGATGGCTAAATAACTTATCTAAGAAGTCAAGTCTGTACAAGCCAGATGCTATATTATTAGCTCTTGAAAATGCGCCCTTGTCCATTGGGGAAGGAACTACTGTGTCGCATATTGATGATCAAGCAGATAATATCGGTGATATTTTATTTGCCGATCCTGTGAAAACTTCTATTGTATTTGATAATGCAGGGATGAATACGAGCACGCTTATTACAAAGTGGTATGAAGATATCTTGACTAACTTTGATCAAAAAGGTATTGAAGATCCAAGAGCTGATAAACTTCTTCCATGGGCAGAGTATGGTATTCCTAAGAAATTCGTTCGGAGTAAAGGTGTGGATATGCAATCAACAATTCGTATGAATGCAGGACCATTGACATCTGCATATAATGAAAGCGATGTACCAATTAATAATAATGGTCGTACAATAGCTCCCCATACTTGGTATGTTAATTCTGCGAATAATGCACGTTGGGGAGATACTGTTTATGTATCAATAAAAAGTAGCTCCAAGGGCTACGACAATGATGCTTCAGATATATATAAATGGAAAGATGGTGTAGTCGCTGCTTCGGGAACATTTTACTCTCGACCTGATGCGCCAACACATTTGTTAGGCTATCCTGAGATGTGTTTTATAAAAGCAGAGGTATTGTTTAATAAAGGGGATAAGGCAGGTGCATTTGAAGCTTACAAATCCGGTATTAAGGGACATATTGATTTGATGAATATGAAATTAAGTACCTATGGTAATATAAACCCGAGTAAGTCTCCGATGACAGATGTTAAGATAGATAATTTCTTGAGTAATGGTATCGGTACGGCTGGCAATATTACTTTAGCTAAAATTATGATTCAAAAATCAATAGCCTTATCCTTTTCACAACAAAATTGGAACGATATGCGGAGATATGATTTTAGCAACCTTGTTTATCCCGGATGGAAAGTGCCTTATGAATATACGGTTACGGCAGCTGCCCAAACAAAGATACCGCAAGGAAAACAGTTTAGAAGAGTGCGTCAGGTATCACATGAAATAAATTATAATGCTGAGAACTTGCGAGCGTCACATCCAAATGCTCTGAATGATGATATTTGGTCATTCCCAGTTTGGTGGGATATCAAAGAATAA
- a CDS encoding SusC/RagA family TonB-linked outer membrane protein, with product MNRKLLLFCSGVMLSTSLWAQTKTISGKVTNASDGTSMSNVTVSIKGKAVSTQTNPDGSFTIKAESGDVLIFSTIGSKPMRETVGSSSTVNISLSSSEEALSEVIVTAMGIKKEKKALGYAVQDIKSDELMKNKTANVINSLAGKIAGVNVTQSSGAAGAGAQIILRGGTSLERDNQPLFVVDGVIYDNSTVIGGNSAFDGAQATSTSNSNRVMDVNPEDIDNVSVLKGPAAAALYGSRAAAGAIIITTKKGKDGRTEIGFSSRVSNNWVNRLPEQQSKYKRGIYNSQGLLDSYTTQSWGEKFGADDVMYNNIEDFFQNSTIFDNSVNLSGGNQNGSFYLSGSRFDQKGIIPNTSFDKTTFRFNGDQKFGKLIVGANVAYSLSNTDKTLTSAGLWGSGGSGALESLYGWSRSENMKKYLNDDGTKYRLFEGLQPLQDDIENPYWTINKNKLGDNTERFTGSLNATMPIFDWWNVTYRVGTDSYLTKNSTKLASGGAVKPLWQEGMMSESDFKFNYWSSNLMSDFNKKVGDFELGALVGFFSEQTKTTNNQKMGYRLQVEDFYSFENIEPANKQFRVTNAMKRLFGAYGELRASYKNMLYLNVTGRNDWTSTLPMENHSYFYPSVGGSFVFTELLKDKGLDWLNFGKLRASYARVGKDANPYVTNTYLWRPISHLGEIVGVGNNWQKGNPYLKPETTGSFEIGAELRFFNGRLGIDYAYYTNNSYNQILSPRLGQSTGYIFISVNGGDIYNKGMELSLTGKPIVTKDFVWESTLNMSRNKGTVDNLLAGVDILYVTDVQVGNAKAASFNGGNFMGISGSRWTRTANGQVVLDANTGMPVSDNLLTYDIGNREPKLTGGFNNSLTYKNFNLSFLLDFRIGGDVYNGTDYAMTLNGMSKRSEDRDELILSGAVRNGGTDLDPIYMDKTFTFLADQFYDVKGVQTSGKSIIQDYWRDFYARESANFMTKTNWLRLRSVSMSYNFSNGVLKNAGISNVVKGLTATLTGTNLWLWTNYKGLDPETSAAGSGVVGSSSVGIDFNGVPNTAGVMFGLNFKF from the coding sequence ATGAATAGAAAATTACTCTTATTCTGTTCGGGAGTGATGTTATCTACCAGTTTATGGGCACAAACGAAAACTATTTCGGGAAAAGTGACCAATGCATCTGATGGAACATCCATGTCGAATGTTACAGTAAGCATAAAAGGCAAAGCTGTAAGTACGCAAACCAATCCAGATGGAAGTTTTACAATCAAAGCCGAATCTGGAGATGTGCTTATTTTTAGTACCATTGGTTCCAAGCCAATGCGAGAGACCGTGGGTTCAAGCTCTACCGTAAATATTTCGCTTTCGAGCAGTGAAGAGGCTCTGAGCGAGGTTATTGTGACGGCCATGGGAATAAAGAAGGAGAAAAAGGCTTTGGGATATGCTGTTCAGGATATCAAATCGGACGAGCTGATGAAGAATAAAACGGCAAATGTAATTAACTCTTTAGCAGGTAAAATTGCTGGTGTCAATGTCACGCAATCATCGGGAGCAGCAGGAGCAGGAGCACAAATTATTTTGAGAGGAGGTACTTCTTTAGAACGAGATAATCAGCCACTATTTGTAGTTGATGGTGTTATTTATGATAATTCAACAGTTATTGGAGGCAACAGTGCTTTCGACGGCGCTCAAGCAACTTCAACTTCAAATAGTAATCGGGTAATGGATGTCAACCCAGAAGATATTGATAATGTTTCTGTTTTGAAAGGTCCTGCAGCAGCAGCCTTATATGGGTCAAGAGCCGCAGCCGGTGCCATTATTATCACAACTAAGAAGGGAAAAGATGGTCGGACTGAAATTGGATTTTCAAGTCGTGTTTCCAATAACTGGGTCAATCGATTACCTGAACAGCAAAGTAAATACAAAAGGGGTATATATAATAGTCAAGGGTTATTAGATAGCTATACTACACAATCTTGGGGAGAAAAATTTGGTGCTGATGATGTGATGTATAATAATATTGAAGACTTTTTTCAAAACTCAACAATCTTTGATAATTCAGTGAATTTATCGGGGGGTAATCAAAATGGTTCATTCTATTTATCTGGTTCCCGCTTTGACCAAAAAGGTATCATTCCGAATACAAGCTTCGATAAAACCACATTTCGATTTAATGGTGATCAAAAATTTGGTAAGTTAATCGTTGGTGCAAATGTTGCCTACTCGCTATCAAATACAGATAAGACATTGACTTCGGCAGGCTTATGGGGTTCGGGAGGTTCTGGAGCTTTGGAATCACTCTATGGTTGGTCTAGGAGTGAGAATATGAAGAAGTATCTCAATGATGATGGCACAAAGTATCGACTTTTTGAAGGCTTACAACCGTTGCAGGATGATATTGAAAATCCTTATTGGACAATCAATAAGAATAAACTTGGTGATAATACCGAACGTTTTACAGGTAGCCTTAATGCGACCATGCCAATTTTTGATTGGTGGAATGTCACTTACCGTGTAGGTACAGATAGTTATTTGACTAAAAATTCTACAAAATTAGCTTCCGGTGGTGCTGTAAAACCATTGTGGCAAGAAGGGATGATGTCTGAAAGCGATTTTAAATTTAATTATTGGTCTTCTAATTTGATGTCAGATTTCAATAAAAAAGTAGGTGATTTCGAGTTGGGTGCTTTAGTGGGTTTCTTTTCAGAGCAAACAAAGACGACTAACAATCAAAAAATGGGTTATCGTTTGCAAGTTGAAGATTTTTATAGTTTTGAAAATATCGAACCTGCAAATAAGCAATTTCGGGTAACAAATGCTATGAAACGCTTATTTGGTGCATATGGTGAGTTGCGTGCTTCTTACAAGAATATGTTGTATTTAAATGTAACAGGAAGGAACGATTGGACTTCCACATTACCAATGGAGAATCATTCCTATTTTTACCCATCAGTTGGTGGAAGTTTTGTTTTTACAGAGTTGCTAAAGGATAAAGGGTTAGATTGGTTGAACTTTGGTAAGTTACGTGCTTCTTATGCGCGAGTAGGTAAGGATGCAAACCCTTACGTTACCAATACCTATCTCTGGAGACCAATCTCTCATCTGGGAGAAATTGTTGGAGTTGGTAATAATTGGCAAAAAGGCAATCCATATTTGAAACCAGAAACAACAGGCTCTTTTGAGATTGGTGCTGAATTGCGTTTCTTTAATGGTCGATTGGGTATAGATTATGCTTATTATACCAATAATTCCTATAACCAAATCCTCTCTCCACGTTTAGGTCAATCTACTGGTTATATCTTTATCTCTGTTAATGGTGGCGATATTTATAATAAAGGAATGGAGTTGTCATTAACAGGTAAACCGATTGTTACAAAGGATTTTGTATGGGAATCTACCTTAAATATGTCTAGAAATAAAGGTACTGTTGATAATTTATTGGCTGGGGTTGATATTTTGTATGTGACGGATGTTCAAGTGGGTAATGCGAAGGCAGCTTCATTTAATGGTGGTAATTTTATGGGAATATCGGGATCCCGATGGACACGTACAGCTAATGGTCAAGTTGTTTTAGATGCAAATACCGGCATGCCTGTCAGTGATAATCTGTTGACCTATGATATAGGTAATCGCGAACCAAAATTAACCGGAGGTTTCAATAACAGCTTAACCTATAAAAACTTCAATTTATCATTTTTGTTGGATTTTAGAATAGGAGGAGATGTTTATAATGGAACCGATTATGCGATGACATTAAATGGTATGAGTAAACGTTCGGAAGATCGAGATGAATTGATTTTAAGTGGAGCCGTACGCAATGGAGGGACAGATTTGGATCCAATTTATATGGATAAAACATTTACGTTTTTAGCCGATCAGTTTTATGATGTTAAAGGTGTACAGACTAGTGGGAAAAGTATAATTCAAGATTATTGGAGAGATTTTTATGCTCGTGAAAGTGCAAATTTTATGACCAAAACAAATTGGTTAAGGTTGAGAAGTGTTTCTATGTCTTATAACTTTTCAAATGGGGTTCTTAAAAATGCAGGTATTTCGAATGTTGTAAAAGGCTTAACGGCAACCCTGACAGGAACCAATCTATGGCTATGGACAAATTATAAAGGATTGGACCCTGAAACTTCTGCTGCAGGTTCTGGAGTCGTGGGGTCAAGTTCCGTAGGTATTGATTTTAACGGTGTACCAAATACAGCGGGGGTGATGTTTGGATTAAACTTTAAATTTTAA